A region from the Aerosakkonema funiforme FACHB-1375 genome encodes:
- a CDS encoding colicin uptake protein — protein MNTTDRRPENKTELPGSSSGVIRLKPQQFIHVLDNNTGVTRLEVGPQTITLRDHERLILKPEPMIVVPPRYYCIIENPVLRDENGNPIADEHGQIKLRYGDAEIRFAQEPFPLYPGEELDGEIEQLQVVERNQALRLRATRDLSYLIRVEVDGELENQTINRLAGDEWLFEGPGTYIPRVEVEVVEIVTARVIKPNQALRLLARQNCTDRQGNRRRVGEEWLVREEGAYLPGVDEEVVGIINAYVLTEKKALHLRAKRTFADVFGRQRKAGDEWLVTIEDTEIHIPDVYEEVVGEVEITTLGDREWCIVVNPIDTDGKPQLGMREVRQGRISFFLHPGESLENGIQKIYVLGEQEALLLRAKEAFSEGEDADLIQHQPGDLWMISGPRDYIPRVEVEVLERRKAIPLDKNEGIYVRDIQTGELKLVSGPQAYMLSPYEELWQKELPPVVEELLMQKSDPVADRSQHHKTGEEAGQKLITNSISKRDRTRAVVFHVPQNAAVQIHDYKDRTARTVFGPDLVMLGPDEAFTVLSLSGSKPKRPNAIKSLALLLGPDFMTDIFTVETSDHARLQIQLSYNWYFDIDRHDEAAAAKLFQVPDFVGDACKAIASRVRGAVAGEKFDEFHRNSARIIRTAVFGTDSEGRVREEFRFRTNNLVITNIDIQSVEPVDERTLESLQKSVQIAIQITTDAQEAAARQDAERIAQEAKARLERQAIVDKSAAEAERRNLLELQAENAAIQSTGQATAEARAKAEAARIQGQLAVNLAQQEAEAARIRYEAELAQLRARQEAELAHQQALIALEIQKAERMAEITSTEFRQKVEAIGPETLTAMAQAGPEMQARLLQSLGLQSVLITDGKNPINLFSTAQGLISPVASQTQQLPKAES, from the coding sequence ATGAATACAACCGATCGCAGACCGGAAAATAAAACAGAATTACCAGGAAGTTCTAGCGGTGTAATTCGACTGAAACCTCAACAATTTATTCACGTTTTAGATAACAATACTGGCGTTACCAGGTTGGAAGTTGGGCCACAAACTATTACCCTGCGCGATCACGAACGGTTAATATTAAAGCCGGAACCGATGATCGTCGTACCGCCTCGATATTATTGCATAATCGAAAATCCCGTGCTTCGCGATGAGAATGGAAATCCGATCGCAGACGAACACGGACAAATAAAACTGCGTTACGGCGATGCAGAAATTCGCTTTGCACAAGAGCCTTTCCCTCTCTATCCAGGTGAAGAACTTGATGGAGAAATAGAACAATTACAAGTTGTAGAAAGAAATCAAGCGTTACGTTTAAGAGCTACTCGCGATTTGAGCTATTTAATTAGAGTAGAAGTTGATGGAGAATTGGAAAACCAAACTATTAACCGTTTAGCAGGCGATGAATGGTTGTTTGAAGGGCCAGGAACTTACATACCCCGCGTGGAAGTTGAAGTTGTAGAGATAGTTACAGCCAGAGTAATTAAACCAAACCAAGCTTTACGACTGTTGGCAAGACAAAATTGTACAGACCGTCAAGGTAACAGAAGGAGAGTGGGTGAAGAATGGTTAGTCAGGGAAGAAGGAGCCTATTTACCAGGGGTAGATGAAGAAGTAGTTGGCATTATTAATGCTTACGTTTTGACGGAAAAGAAAGCATTACATCTGAGAGCAAAACGCACTTTCGCTGATGTTTTCGGTCGCCAGCGCAAAGCAGGGGATGAATGGTTAGTAACTATTGAAGATACCGAAATTCACATTCCCGATGTTTATGAAGAGGTGGTGGGAGAAGTTGAAATAACCACTTTGGGAGACAGAGAATGGTGTATTGTGGTCAACCCGATCGATACAGATGGTAAACCTCAGTTGGGAATGCGAGAAGTCAGACAGGGGAGAATATCATTTTTCTTGCACCCAGGTGAATCTCTGGAAAATGGCATCCAAAAAATTTATGTCTTGGGCGAACAGGAAGCACTTTTACTGAGAGCAAAAGAAGCTTTCAGCGAAGGTGAGGATGCAGATTTAATTCAACATCAGCCTGGAGATTTGTGGATGATTTCCGGGCCGAGAGATTATATTCCTCGCGTCGAAGTGGAAGTATTGGAAAGACGAAAAGCAATTCCTCTTGATAAGAATGAAGGGATTTACGTGCGGGATATCCAGACAGGCGAACTAAAACTTGTTAGCGGGCCGCAAGCATATATGTTAAGCCCTTATGAAGAACTTTGGCAAAAGGAACTGCCGCCAGTTGTAGAAGAATTGCTGATGCAAAAAAGCGATCCGGTTGCCGATCGCAGTCAGCATCATAAAACTGGTGAAGAAGCAGGCCAAAAATTAATTACTAATAGCATATCCAAACGGGATCGAACTAGGGCGGTTGTTTTTCATGTTCCCCAAAATGCAGCCGTGCAGATCCACGATTATAAAGATAGAACTGCCAGGACTGTATTTGGCCCGGATTTGGTGATGTTGGGGCCAGATGAAGCGTTCACTGTTTTAAGTTTGTCAGGTAGCAAACCGAAGCGACCGAATGCGATCAAATCGCTAGCATTATTATTAGGCCCGGATTTTATGACTGATATCTTTACTGTGGAGACATCAGATCATGCCAGACTGCAAATTCAGTTGTCATATAACTGGTATTTCGATATCGATCGCCACGACGAAGCAGCAGCAGCTAAACTGTTTCAAGTGCCTGATTTTGTAGGAGATGCTTGCAAAGCGATCGCATCTCGCGTGCGCGGTGCTGTAGCGGGAGAAAAATTCGATGAATTTCACCGCAATTCTGCCCGAATTATCAGAACTGCCGTGTTTGGTACAGACAGTGAAGGTCGCGTGCGAGAGGAATTCCGCTTTAGAACCAATAACTTGGTAATCACAAACATCGACATTCAATCAGTCGAACCTGTTGATGAACGCACCTTAGAAAGTCTGCAAAAATCGGTACAAATTGCCATTCAAATTACTACCGATGCTCAAGAAGCAGCAGCCCGACAAGATGCGGAACGAATTGCCCAAGAAGCGAAAGCAAGATTAGAAAGACAGGCAATTGTTGATAAAAGTGCGGCAGAAGCAGAACGGCGAAATCTACTGGAATTGCAAGCAGAAAACGCTGCCATTCAATCTACAGGTCAAGCGACAGCAGAAGCAAGAGCGAAGGCAGAAGCTGCTAGAATTCAAGGACAATTAGCCGTTAATTTAGCTCAGCAAGAAGCAGAGGCGGCGCGAATTCGCTATGAAGCTGAATTAGCACAATTGAGAGCGAGACAGGAAGCTGAATTAGCTCATCAGCAAGCGCTAATTGCTTTGGAAATCCAAAAAGCAGAGCGAATGGCGGAAATTACCAGTACTGAATTCAGGCAAAAAGTAGAAGCGATCGGCCCAGAAACTCTCACCGCAATGGCGCAAGCTGGCCCGGAAATGCAGGCGAGACTTTTGCAATCGCTAGGTCTACAAAGCGTACTAATTACTGATGGAAAAAATCCCATAAATTTATTTAGTACGGCGCAGGGTTTGATTAGTCCTGTTGCTTCTCAAACACAGCAATTACCAAAGGCAGAAAGTTGA
- a CDS encoding AI-2E family transporter has product MKLGQAIGLLLIAICLYILWQIRQVILLVFAAVVLATALNRLARRLQQSRLSRLWAVMLSIAIMVIVLIGFFLLIVPPFVAEVQQLVELFPKGVNRINQWLNLLRNNIPTQFNQYLPDINSLSQQLQPVVNQLLGGSVAFFSNTLGGILSFLLVLVLTLMMLAQPQSYRKTFVRLFPSFYRRRVDGILDQCEVALGRWIIGALISMSVVALLSVVGLSILGVRLALAQGVLAGLLNFIPNIGPTLSVVLPMTIALLDAPWKSVAVLIVYFFIQQFESNFLTPYVMAQQVALLPAITLMSQVFFATFFGFLGLILALPLTVVGQVWVREVLIKDILDVWHSDRQLAFESAGIAESESAAEADRQAPVLPEDSPKTQQKSSVEDDNTN; this is encoded by the coding sequence GTGAAATTGGGTCAAGCGATCGGCCTGTTACTAATTGCCATCTGTTTATACATACTGTGGCAAATTCGGCAAGTAATTTTACTCGTGTTTGCAGCTGTGGTGTTAGCGACTGCCTTGAACAGGCTAGCACGGCGGTTGCAGCAGTCCAGATTGTCGCGATTGTGGGCAGTAATGCTGTCAATTGCCATTATGGTAATCGTTCTGATTGGCTTTTTCTTGCTGATTGTGCCGCCCTTTGTCGCGGAAGTTCAACAATTAGTAGAGTTGTTCCCCAAAGGCGTCAATCGCATCAACCAATGGCTGAATCTGCTCAGAAATAATATTCCCACCCAATTCAACCAGTATCTGCCGGACATTAATAGCCTCAGCCAACAACTGCAACCGGTGGTCAATCAGCTTTTGGGCGGATCGGTCGCTTTTTTCTCGAATACCCTGGGGGGTATACTGAGCTTTTTACTGGTGCTGGTTTTGACATTGATGATGTTAGCCCAGCCCCAATCTTACCGTAAAACCTTCGTGCGCTTGTTTCCCTCCTTCTACCGACGGCGCGTAGATGGGATTTTGGATCAATGCGAAGTAGCGCTGGGTAGATGGATTATCGGCGCTTTGATCAGCATGAGCGTAGTTGCCTTGTTGAGTGTGGTTGGCTTATCGATTTTGGGAGTAAGGCTAGCGCTGGCTCAGGGTGTGTTAGCGGGATTGCTCAACTTTATTCCCAATATTGGCCCTACATTGAGTGTAGTCTTACCGATGACGATCGCACTCCTAGATGCGCCCTGGAAATCCGTCGCCGTCTTAATTGTGTACTTCTTCATTCAGCAGTTTGAGAGTAATTTTCTCACTCCCTACGTGATGGCGCAACAGGTAGCGCTACTACCGGCGATCACGTTAATGTCCCAAGTCTTTTTCGCTACATTCTTTGGATTCTTGGGGCTGATTTTAGCTTTACCTCTAACAGTTGTAGGACAAGTCTGGGTAAGAGAAGTGTTGATTAAAGATATCCTGGATGTATGGCACAGCGATCGGCAACTGGCCTTCGAGAGCGCCGGTATTGCCGAATCAGAGTCAGCAGCAGAAGCCGATCGACAAGCTCCCGTCTTGCCTGAAGATAGTCCAAAAACTCAACAAAAATCGAGTGTAGAAGATGACAATACTAATTAA
- a CDS encoding homocysteine biosynthesis protein encodes MRTIAEINDKITKKSAVVCTVEELKARVAEAGISQTAKEVDVITTGTFEPMESSGAIINLGHTDPPIKIRSCWLDGVLAYSGFGAVDLYLGATQSVDYPSTLEAGDDPESKERGGGHVIEDLIAGKPIQLRAVGQVTDCYPRPSFETTITRDTINQFYLYNPRNLYQNFIVGVNGGDRPLYTYLGPLQPRLANAVYSNPGAISPLLNDPDLQLIGIGTRIFLGGGIGYVAWEGTQHFPLQKRLSNQTPIGPAATLALVGDAKQMNRRWVRGCYFKNYGPSLMLGVGLPLPVLHEEVVEKCAVQDKDLVAPIVDFSIPRRVRPTFGLVSYAQLKSGRIPIEGKQVRAAPLASIYLSRQVALELKQWIQEGKFTLSERVAAIPMDRSFLPQDRWGATIALE; translated from the coding sequence ATGCGAACAATTGCCGAAATAAACGATAAAATTACCAAAAAATCTGCGGTAGTTTGTACCGTCGAAGAATTAAAAGCGCGAGTGGCAGAAGCTGGCATCAGCCAAACTGCAAAAGAAGTCGATGTCATCACCACTGGCACCTTTGAGCCGATGGAATCTTCCGGAGCAATAATTAACTTAGGACACACCGATCCACCGATTAAAATTCGCTCCTGCTGGCTAGATGGAGTCTTAGCTTATTCTGGATTTGGCGCAGTAGATTTGTATTTGGGAGCCACCCAAAGCGTAGACTATCCTAGCACCTTGGAAGCAGGCGACGATCCAGAATCCAAAGAACGGGGTGGCGGTCATGTAATCGAAGATTTAATTGCTGGCAAACCCATCCAATTGCGAGCGGTCGGACAGGTAACTGATTGCTATCCTCGCCCATCATTTGAAACCACCATCACCCGCGACACAATTAACCAATTTTATCTCTACAATCCCCGCAATTTATATCAAAACTTTATCGTGGGAGTGAATGGAGGCGATCGGCCTCTGTATACTTACCTTGGCCCTTTGCAACCCAGACTTGCCAACGCCGTCTACTCCAACCCAGGTGCTATTTCCCCCCTCCTCAACGACCCAGATTTGCAACTAATTGGCATTGGCACCCGCATTTTCTTAGGCGGAGGAATCGGTTACGTAGCTTGGGAAGGCACTCAGCATTTCCCATTACAAAAACGATTGTCAAATCAGACACCAATTGGCCCAGCCGCTACCCTCGCCTTAGTTGGAGATGCCAAACAAATGAATCGTCGTTGGGTGCGCGGTTGTTACTTCAAAAATTACGGCCCTTCCCTCATGTTAGGCGTAGGTCTACCGTTACCTGTTTTGCATGAGGAAGTAGTAGAAAAATGCGCCGTACAAGACAAAGATTTAGTAGCGCCGATCGTAGATTTTTCCATTCCCCGCCGCGTGCGTCCTACCTTTGGTTTGGTAAGTTACGCACAATTAAAATCCGGTCGGATTCCGATTGAGGGAAAACAGGTCAGAGCTGCCCCTCTTGCCAGCATATATCTGTCGCGGCAAGTAGCTTTAGAGTTGAAACAGTGGATTCAAGAAGGAAAATTCACTCTCAGCGAACGAGTTGCTGCCATTCCAATGG